In the genome of Arvicola amphibius chromosome 2, mArvAmp1.2, whole genome shotgun sequence, the window GAATTTTAACACTGGCAATAACGACAAAGacaaacacatgaacatgcacacttcagaaaataaatgagagagatttaaagaaaatttaacgGCATGTTTGAAGCCTCAACAAATGTGAAAGAAGCCAGCTGTAAGCTCTCAAGAGGACAAATTCACTTGGTGTCGCAACCATCTGTGCGTATTTGACTCCATTGTCACAGCCGTGAACCCATCAGCTCGGTCGGTTTACTGGGTTCAGGAGCCTTTCACCagtcaaatatttttgttttacaacTGCTTGCTAAAATTAGGCAAATAAATTTCTCATGAAATTTCTCTGGGCTAGAAATCctaaagagacaagaaaaaagatCAAAAGCCCATTTTTACTCTTGAACTAAAGTCGCATAGAACCGTAAATCAGTCATGGCTCTCCCCCTGAAACCCATCAATGAAGGGCACAGCTAAGTTAATGGCTCACATTTTTACAGCTCTGTCAAAAATAGAatccaaatattttctcctaaaaGGTTCGTCTAAATGGAATAGCTGATTAGTTGAAAGAAATGCTTTCTAATTCATTTTGTTGTTAATATGCAAGATGAATCGATGGCCAGGATGTGAATAGCATTCTTTAAATGTCTTACAGGTTTCTGACTCTTGGTGGAAAACAAAGTGATTCCACCATCTTTGACAGCCCTAGTTAAGACTCACAACTTTCTGGGTCTCACAGATCATTAAGCCCACAGTTAGCTCACCTTTCATTCAATGCTaacactgtttttctttcatCCATGTCTCTTGATACCATTTGGACGCTTACTGGCCAACTGTAGTTTACTATAAAGAATGGGTAGAAACAAACTGATGGGCTCTATGACTCTTAAACAATCATGGATTAGCTGTTGCATGGAGAGGCAACTTGTTTGTCCCGACCATCCAGCTAGCttaacacccaaaataaccacacagaaattgtattaattaaaacaccgcttggccattagctctagttttctttttttttaattaaaaatttctgcctcctccccgcctcccatttacctccccctcccccctccactccccttccctctgatgtccaaagagcagtaagggttccttgccctgtgggaagtccaaggtcctcccccctccatccaggtctaggaaggtgaaacaaatctttttttaaagatttatttatttattacatatacagtgtataTGTAAtactgcttgcatgtatacttgcaggccagaagagggcaccagatctcattacagatggctgtgagccaccatgtggttgctgggaattgaactcaggacctctggaagagcagtcagtgctcttaagctctgagccatctctccagccctagctctaatttcttattggctaactcttacatatttgtttaacccatttccattaatctgtgtatggccacatgctAGTGGCTTACtagagattctaaccagcatccatctcaggcagaggatccatggcttctctcactctgctttcttcctccaagaattcagttctgttttctctgcctacctaagttctgccctatggactaggccaaggtagtttctttattcattaaccaatgaaagcaacacacaaacagaaggaacttctaCACCAATTAGCTGATACATTTTATCACCGAGTAAAGAGAAACTTGAGTACAGTTGTATTCTGTTTGAAAGTAGCAAGAACTATCTGTATAACACCCAGCAAATGTCTCAGCAGGTCTCTGTCCAAGAGCAAGGAAGCTCTGATCCTACTGGCCATTGCCAGTTGCCTCAAAGGATGCAAACATACCTCTAGCATATAAATATAGGCCTGCCAAGAGGATAGAGCTCAAAGGACTGACCCTTAATAAATTCaacattctttcctttatttcaatGCCACAAAACAGCCTTCAGATCTCTTATTTGGGGTCCTGAGTATAACTTCCCAGTCTTAGTGTAGACTCTGAGGACGAAAAAGTAAAGCTTGCCAACATTTCTATAATAGTTAATATGCATTCTCAATTTGACAAATCTAGAGATATCTAGGAGACATACTCTTAGGGGtatctgtgagggcatttcttGGTTAGACTAACTAATGAGGGGAGACTCACACTACTTGGGTATGATACTGTCCTGGAGGTTGTGGTCCCAGAGTCAATAAAAGGAGAAGGTGAGCTACAAGTTCACATGCTTATATCTCAGGAAATTCAATGGTCTGATTGCTTTATACAAATCTACCaccacggggctggagagatggctcagaggttaagagcactgcctgctcttccaaaggtcctgagttcaattcccagcaaccacatggtggctcacagccatctgtaatggggtctggtgccttcttctggcctgcaagcatacacacagacagaatattgtatacataataaataaataaataaatattaaaaaacaaatataccACCACCTTACTCCCGTGAAAGGTCTTCTTCTCCATTATAGAATGTGTATAGCCTCAAGTGCAAACCCCCCTGGGAGAACCAGCATAGAAAATGCAGCCATCCCACATGTGAGACTCAAGATTTAAATTTTAATCCCTGAAAAGGAACTCTCCATAGACCCTAACAGTACTAACACCTCAGAGGAgcaaagaaagggggagggataaattataaaacttaatTCCTTCTCAGTGCCACGCCTAATCACTATTTTCAGATGTTATGGCTCTGGAGGAATTCCGAACTGAGACCACGTAGAATCTTTTAATCAATGGGAGATCCAGGTACCATACAAGTAGAATCTCTGTCCTATATGAatcacagacataaacacacacacacacacacacacacacacacacacacacctgccacctCTGTGCCTAAGATTCGCCAAAAAATTCATCTTTAATTTGCCTATCTTGGTTTCAGTTTCACCCCCCAGTGAGCACAGTTCTACTTGGAAGGATGTCTAATGTCCTACATTCTGGACTGAAGCAGCCATCCTTGCAGACTAGTAGGAAAACTCCTCTGTGTGTCCCTCCCACCCTTGCATTCGTCACATGCTGGAATGGAGCCTCTGAACAGTCCTGTGTATAACAGGAGGAGAGGGTCCTTGTTCTtcttggccacctggctagcttaaccccaaaataatcacacagaaattgtattaattaaattattgcctggcccattatctctagcctcttattggctaactctcacatattagtttaacccatctccattaatgtgtatcgccacttgactgtggcataccggcatgagtctaaccagcgtccatcttgggcaCGAGAActatggcgtctgccacactgcccttcttttcagcattctgttttgtctactctgcccacctaagtgctgccctatcaaaaggccaaggaagtttctttattcaaccaatgaaagcaacacatagacagaagaacctcctacgtCATCTATGGTCCCTCCTCTGTTTGTACTCACTATCCTAGTGATCCTAAGTCTGCGAAGGTAAATATTTCCTATCTCTTTCAAAGCCTAGTTTATCTTTAGTTCAGACCGAGCCCTTAAATTCCAGGCTTGTACAAAATAGCCAGCTCCACTTGTATATGTAATAGGCCTTCCATACTTTAATATCCTAAACGTATcctggtattctctctctctacctgtctCAACCTCAGTGAAAGGTGATTTcacctttccctctttctctatTACCTTACGTCCTGTCTCTCATAAAATCTCATTGGTGCTACTTTCAGTATGTACATAGCATCCTTTCTTCCAAGGCCACTGCCTTTATCCAGGCCACCATATTCTGCCATCCTAGCTGTTACAGTCACCTCTCACTGTCTTCTGATCCCTGCCCTTGTCACCCTGGAGCCGTCTTTTAGCAAAGCAGCCAGACTTGTCCTCTTAAATGAAAGTCAGATCATGTCTCCCACACTTACAGGCCTTATGGTTGCATGAGTTTCTCCCTTGACGCATCTCACACCTCTTTCAGAGGAAAGGCGTGGCCTGTCTTACCTTCTGTCACCCCGCCACTTCTTTCCTCACCTCCGTCTCCTCTCTCACCGTGTCCTACAGGACCTTCCTGGATGCTCTGTGAACACACTAAGCTTGCTTTGCCTCATGGACTTTACGCTCAGCCTATGGCCTTAAACAGCCTTCCCTCAATAGCCACATCCCTCACTCAGTCATCCACATTAGACAGTATGGAAAATTGTGGGCCAGTGAGTTGCACAGCTTACCCTGcacacctgacaacctgagtttgatccccaggttAAAGCTGGATGTGATGGTGCAATGGTAATTCCAAAACTCTTATGGCGGGATCcaagacagagacaagaagcTCAACGGAAGCTGGCAGTTCAGATCACATGGCACGTACAGGAGGAGACCCTGCCTCGACAAGGTGGCACGAGAGACccagctcccaaaagttgtcctttgacctccacatcaCACCATGGTATGTGCACCCCTGAACTCACACAtactgatcacacacacacacatacaccccacacaatgcacacaaaataacaatttttagataaaaaattACATCTCATAGCTCCTAGAAATCCTCTTATCCCATTGCCCTTAATTTTCTTCAGCATGCATAACCATTTAATATACTATAagtacacttatttatttacaaagtGCCCCCCCTTAGCTACAAGTTTGCTTTCCATAACTTTAGTTATCTAAATCAACCACAgaccaaaaatattaaatggaaaattccagaaataaatacTCATAAGTTTTACATTGCGCGCTGGCTTGAGTAATGTGGCAAAGGCTCATATCATCCTTTCTGCCCCCTGGGACATGAATTATTGTCCACTGTGTCTGTGCTGTCACGTCCTCAGAACGTGTCCATTCATCTCCAAGGTGTCTTCTCAGTTCTCGGATCAAGTGGTCACAGGACCACAGTGCTGTAAGGCAAGAAGCCCTGACTTGATTCAATCGTGGCCAAGGCGTATGACGACAACAGAGGTGATGGCAATTCCATCCAATTTCATTGGATATTCCAATGAAAAGCTAGATAGGTACAGTACAATAAGAAAGGGAGTGAGAAGAgctgaggagaagaagaaaccaCACTCATTTGACTTTTATTATAATATACCGTTAGAGCTGTTCTACTTCCGTATTACTATTGTTACTGTCTTgtgattaatttataaattaaacttgtATCACAAGTATGTTTGTATAGGAAAAGCACAGTATGCAGTATGTGCAAGGCTTGATGTTATTTATCTGTGATGTTAGGTGTCTCGCTGCAGAGGTCTTTACCTACATCCTCTATGGAGAATACAGACCTACTGtgattatttctttatctttctttctgtctctctgtctcatgcatgtgcacacacacacacatgtaaactcTAGATAACTTGTTTGTTCATTGTTATAGCCCCTACCTAGATTTGTACCTAAGCACATAGTAATCACCTAATACTTGCCTGATGAATAACCAGTGAATTATCTCAGTTGAGATTAGACTTGTGAGTTATTGACAAGAACTTGGAAGGAAACTGATCACAATGTGTTTGTCCAGTGTACACTATTAGCATATTCTTTTCACACCCGCGTGACTATCAGCTaggtgcatggtgatagattacATATAATTGGGCTCCCCAGGAAATGGTTGCTGTAAACTTGAAAGGAAAGATTGCATTTATTCCGTGGAATCCAGGAGGTCCAATGTCTTTGAGACACCAAAGTTTTATGGGAGTGcattttagcttctctgggataaATGAATAAACCAATCTCTAGCAGTTTGGGAATTCTATAAGTCAAGTCCTTTTAGCATCTTGAGCACCCAACCTATCATAATCATATCTGGCGCAAAACAAAGACTCGGGAGCCAGAATTCCTTGAGGTTGAATCCATGAGTAATTGAGCGCCTTCCTTATCCATGCCTCTCCAAGACCAGAGGTAGCCAAGAATGTGCTGTTGGCCTCGCGTGATGCTAGCAGGATGTGAATTTGTTCTCACATGCAGATTTGATTTCCTCATTGAACCATCTTCACACAGTGAATAAACACTGACAGGATATTGGCTAAGATTAAGACTCAGCCACTGAGACAGGGTATTCCAGTGTGTTCTAGAGAAATGTTACCCCCTGCCTTATGTGTTGTCTGAGAAGTCTGGATGGGATGTGTGCCTTAAGCAGAGTTTATGACCTGGTCCCCACTTGTGGCCCAGCTCTCTGTGTAGTCATCATCTCCTTCCTAACAAGGACTACATCGGCttcacccttccttctccagtaccTGATCCAGATCCCAGAGCTCCGCTCAGAAAGTCAGTTGCTTGTCACTCTCCTTCAGACAGCTCTTGGAGGGATTCCCATTCCCTTTTTGAAACTGGATAATAGTCTTgtgaattttatttgtgtgtgtgctttgtgaaTAAGTTGTGATTAGTAGATTCTTTTGTATTCatggggaaagaaggaagctatTATCCTGCCTTTCCTCACACAAGTTCCCTGATAGCATAGTGCACAGTTCAGTACAGGTTTTCCCTTGCATATGTCAAACAAAATTCCCCTGGCAGCCCAAGTCcttttaggagagagagagagagagagagagagagagagagagagagagagagagagagagagagaaattaatcATAAAGACAAAGCATTAAAACACAGCATCATAATGCTTAAGTAGGAATTTTAAAGTTACAAAGGTTGAAAGTTACAAGAAACTATTGAGCAACTGAGTCTTGGGGAATCATGCACAGTGTCAAAGGTCAGCCTATGACAATAGGCTGGGTTCCAAATCTTGGCCCTTGGTGTCCCAGACCAAGTGATTCAACCtccctgagtctcagtttctttatcccTGAGGTGGAAATAAAAATCGTGCCTACAGTCATGGCTAGACCATGAGCAAATGAAATAACACCAGTAATGAGCTTACTTAGCACAGTGCCGATGTGTCATAACAGCTCAGCAAGGCATGGCGGCTACTGCCATAGAGAATCACCATCACTAGTCAAGCCTTCCTGCAGCTACCATTAAGTCTCTGACCCAGGTCTAGGTCCTGTCAAACCTGGGACTATCGCCGTCTTCCGTGCCACGGCATGGCCTCCTCTTTAAGAGTATCTGTCCGTTAACCTTGTGCCTTCAATGACCCCGAGCAAATTCTAGAACGTTGCGTCTTCTCTCCTGACTTTAAGGGAGGGCACTTTTCTCTCCAGGGGAGTCTGACAATTCTCTCCTTTTATTCTGCCTGAAACTCAGCTGTGGGCCAGACTTGTTAGCTCTGCTCTTGCGTCAGCACTTATTGCTCAGTTTAACCTCAAGATTTTccctcacttttaaaaaaaactaaataatctTTGTTTGGGGGTCAGACGGCTCTACAGAGAACTTAAGTAGGGAGCATGGAGAATCTCCGCACTTTCTCTGAACCCCCTTTCCAGCTTCTCCATTGGTCACTTGTTCCACTATTGGAGGGCATCTGCAGTAGTTGATATGCCAATATCAACACACCTTTTCTGTTAAAGCTGTATTGTTAATATTCCTTCATGCCTGTTTTGGTCCATTCTTTCCATGGATCTCCTACTTCCTCACTGAGCACCCCTATCCTTTGCTGGCCCTTCCTTCTATCATTCGCTCATACTCCACCTGAGTCCTTAAGCCTGTGCCTGGTCTCCTCGCCAGCTCCAGTGTGCAATGTGTTCTCAAGGCCAtctctatattttaaaacaatacagtCTCCACGTGTACATTTCACACAACACTCCCCTGactggactctctctctctctctctctctctctctctctctctctctctctctctctctctctctctctctctctctctctctctctcggcagtGCCCCACACCCTCTTAGGACATCAGTGCCACCTAACCAATATATGGTTCCGAACAAACCTAACCAAGTTACACTACCCTCCTTGCTCTGAGAACTGACTGCTCACCTGACTCAGTCACAGCCACCCTTAGCCTAACACATCAGAAGGAACTGAAACTAAGGTCTTGCTGCTCCTACAGCCGCCCTTCTTTACAAGACCGCCCTTAATTGGATTAGCCCATCAATCAATAACAGAATATCTGCAAAAGTGTCTAAGTGGGGAAAGAAAGCCCTATTGGTGCAAGGTGACAATCAGCAAAAGGTAACtgcattcttttctgttctcCTGGAGTCTCAGTCCAGAGTTGTTCTCCTAGCAACTGCCCATCCCCTTACCCTTGCCATAACGTGGACTGGTCATCAGCGCCAACACAACTGGAAACTTACAAGCTTGCCAAGGTCATAACGTTAGGAAGCTGATATTCTGGGTATGGGTGTTATTTCCTTTACAAGCTTGCCAAGGTCATAACGTTAGGAAGCTGATATTCTGGGTATGGGTGTTATTTTACTAAAGAGTTTCATATCCAATTTGCTGgctatgagtttcaggccaatgaCATATTTGGGCTATATCAATACAAATCAGTTTGACTGGTTTTAGTAAAATATACGTGTATATAATCCAATCTGATAACTACATTTTGCTTATTTACATGACAGTGGAGATGAACTGTTCAGCCACCCATCAGTTGCTTTGACAAGCGTGTTTCAATATTTAAACTATCGTTTCGTTTTTCTGATTCATAGGAGCTGAGTTTGAAGAAAGAATCTCTGGCACAATTCTTTAAATAGCATTTTCAAATCACAGAGGGGATTTACCATTTCCTCCCAAGCTAAAATGCCTCTAGGATGTATGTTTAACTGTATTCTCACCCCATCCCACACTGCTCGGGACTTACAAGCCCCGGTGGAGAAGTTGAGGCCAATTTTATCGTTAAATAAACTCTGGAATGCCCCAGGCAAGGTCGTTAACTTGTCTCCACTGTAGACTACAGTCCAAATAGCCCCCTCCCTTCTATGGGTTCCCACAGGGACCTGAGTGTGCTCTATACCCAGCCCCTGGAATATGGGACAATTAGACCATTATATTTGCACGAAGAGCAAGCAGCCAGCTCAATTCAGTTGTGTAcgtagagataaaaaaaaaaaacagcgggGCCACCAAATATAGACTCCCGGGACAATTTATTTGTCTTGAAAGTGTTTAAGACACACAAGCAAGTCCCGTCAGGCCATAAATGGTTGGCTTTGTATAGTTATTACTACACAAGTCTGGAGTGCCTTCTACATACATGAAGTTTAAAGACCTTATCATGGATCACACCACCTAGGTGGCCTGACAAGAGCCTCACTCATTGTATCCATGACAACCCAAGAGGCTAAAATCCCATCCAACACTCTCCTCCACATTGTGCCCTTAATGATTTAAATCTTCTTCTTATTCAAAACTTACATTTGACATTCCCATCCccccaataaaatactggaattAATAAAGCTTCTGAAGACTCTTCTCTTCCGAATCTGACTGTTAGAAGGAATGGTTGCCTGAGGGGTTCACATAGAGAACTGTATTCTGGTTCTAGCTTTGCAGGCACCTTGTGATGCACTATATTTTCTCCAAAATAGCCGCACACACCTATTAGGTGtgggaatttaaaaaaagagggaaatgagagaaggatgaagagcaaagagaaagaaaagagagagggaagaaagaaggattCATTTAGAACCTGattatttattcatcatttatAGTATTTCTTCTGCTGATGGGAAGGATTCCCTTCTCCCCCAAGAACTTTCTCCTGTCCATCAGGGAGCATCTCTCTCTTTACCCATCATTCCCGAGGGCTCCACCTGACTAGTCTTGCCCCTCAGCCCCTCCAGATGAACATACTGCTCCTACCTGTTGCTGAGCGCTCCTGTGGACTGTGTCTTAGCCTTCAGCAGAGTGGGGCCTCCGCTGCTCTGTAGAACTCAGAAATCTCAAAGGCAGCTGcccatggtgagaagcatggagTGGGGCATGCACACGTAGAAAAGCCACCTGAGTGACACATGTGAACCTCTCTCAAAGACACAAACAGGAGATACATAGAATCCTGGACAGAGAGGGGGTAAATAAAAACCATCCAAGCAGAGGAATAAGATTGAAGGGGCAATTAACTTTCTATAGGGACAAAGTGATTCAGGATGGCAGCAAGGACCCAGATGCATCTGTCTCCCCTGAGAAGAGCAGACAGCTACCAGACAGCTACAAAGCCAGCATAAGGTAAAGTAGGTTCAGAGTGTTTCTGTTTAAGCCCCCACGATGCAGGCAACCTTCAGTGAGCCTAGTGACTACAGATTGGGCAAAGGTGGATATGGCCTCCAGGAGCCCAGTAGAGGCCATATGTCTGCTAGTAGCCTTCCGCTGCTTGTTCTGTGCTCAGACCCCCAGATTCAGTTCACCTCCTCTTCATTTCCCCTTGGCAGTTTGCAGGTGCCATTTCttcatgaagaagaagaagaagaagaagaagaagaagaagaagaagaggaggaggaggaggaggaggaggaggaggaggaggaggaggaggaggaggaggaggaggaggaggaggggaggaggaggaggggggggggggggggggagggggggggaggggggggggggggggggggggggaggggagggggagggggaggaggaggaagaggaagaggaagaggaagaggaagaggaagaagaagaagaagaagaagaagaagaagaagaagaaaaagaacaagaacaagaacaagaacaagaagaacaagaagaagaaggaaggaaggaagaagagaagaaaagaagaagaagaaagaaggaaggaagaagaggaagaagagaagaagaagaagaagaagaagaagaagaagaagaagaagaagaagaagaagaagaagaagaagaagaagaaatatctGCTCTACACTACACTTCTCCCCTGGCCAGTTAAAACTCAAGACAGGGTTCCGGCGGAGCGTCCGCTGAGTTCTGGCGGCGGAGGCAGATCTGCCGGCAGGTACCGGTAGTGGTGGGTGTCCCGCTCCGCCAGCCCAGCTTCTGCAGGATCCCCGGCTGGCCCGGGCCCAGGCACCGCACTCACGGCGGCTGCGCCGCAGCCGCGGAGCGAGCAGCAGCCCGCGTCCCCCGAGGTTGGCGTCATGAGGAGCCTGCCGTTCTTCTGCCGCGGCCAGGTGGTGCATGGCTTCGGCCGCGGCTCCAAGCAGCTGGGCATCCCCACAGCCAATTTTCCGGAACAAGTAGTAGACAGTCTTCCGGCTGATATATCCACTGGCATTTATTATGGTTGGGCCAGTGTCGGGAGTGGAGCCGTCCATAAAATGGTGGTGAGCATAGGATGGAACCCATACTACAAGAATGTGAAAAAGTCCATGGAAACCCACATCATACACACCTTCAAAGAGGACTTCTATGGCGAAATTCTCAATGTGGCCATTGTTGGCTACCTCAGACCAGAAAAGAACTTTGATTCTTTAGAGTCACTTATTTCAGCAATTCAAGGTGATATTGAAGAAGCAAAAAAACAACTGGATTTACCAGAACATTTGAAACTCAAAGATGATAATTTCTTCCAAGTTTCTAAAAGCAAAGTTATGAATGGCCACTGATGAAAAGTGCCTTATCTAGCCCCTCGCTGTCGGGTCTCATTGCTTGTGATACAGTCTCACCTTGGTCATATTTTAAATCGAGCCTTTCCCTGTAGCTGTCAAGTGGTCTTCAGCTATGAACTCCATCATGTTTATAGTACTAAAAGATTCATTCAGAAATCAagactttttaaatgtcatatattATGCTAGTGTCATGTAGTGGAAATGAAGTCTGTATGAGTGGGTGGAAAAGCAAGTCTCTGTGGGAAATGAAGCCTGGTTCCAGTTCTCATAACCATGTGCGTGGGCGCTGCCAAGCAGGGGCTTTTCCCAGGAAATGTGCCACACGGAGCTTACCCCGGGAGGAGAATCTATAGAgggtatttttgttattttgtgtattaatatatttttgcagaactacaaaaaaaaaaaaacaaaa includes:
- the LOC119807908 gene encoding riboflavin kinase translates to MRSLPFFCRGQVVHGFGRGSKQLGIPTANFPEQVVDSLPADISTGIYYGWASVGSGAVHKMVVSIGWNPYYKNVKKSMETHIIHTFKEDFYGEILNVAIVGYLRPEKNFDSLESLISAIQGDIEEAKKQLDLPEHLKLKDDNFFQVSKSKVMNGH